Within Longimicrobiaceae bacterium, the genomic segment ACCTTCCGCCGCCTGGACCTCGCCACCGTGCGCGAGCGCTCCGCGGGCCCCGTCCTGCCGGTGTACGTGCAGCAGCTCCCCGACCCGGCGCGCAGCCGTCCGCCCTTCCGCGTCCCCGCGCCGGTGCTGTCCGAGGGATCACACCTGAGCTACGCCGTCCAGTGGTTCAGCTTCGCCGCCATCGCCCTCCTCGGCCTCGTGGTGGTGGCGCTGCGGGGCCGGAAGCGGTGAAGGGAGCGCGAGGGCAGGACGGCGGTACGGAGGTGCTTTCTCTCCGGCCCTTCCGCGTCGACGCGGAGGGGCTTTTTTCCGGATTCGCGGTGTGCGTCTTGCATCGGTTCCCCATCCCCCGAAAGGGAGCAGGAGGGGCCGGAGGAAGGTGCGCCGCGCCCGGAAATCAGGGAACCACCATCGGAGAGGAGGACGTATGGCTCGCTATGGACGAGACTTCGACCGGAACCGCGGAGGGATGTACGGCGGCGGACGGGGCGGGATGAACCGCGGCTACGGGAGCGACTACGGCTACGGCGCCGGTGGGATGGGGAACGAAGACTTCCGGGGCGGGATGTACGGCGGCGGCGGCTACGGCGGGATGGGCTCCGACGGGTACGGGAGCACCGGCGGCATGGGCTCCGACGGCTACTCCGGCGGGGAAGACTACGGGCAGTCGCGCCGCGGCTACACGGGCTTCGGCACCGGCGGCGGCGCGTACGACAACGACTACGACAGCGGCCTCGGCGGTGGGGGGATGGGGTACGGCGGCTACTCCGGCGGCGGCGGGTACGGGAGCGGCCGCGGGATGGGTGGCGGCGGCTACGGGGCCTCGGGCTTCGGCGGCTCCGGCACGAGCTCCGGGGGCACCGGCAGCGGGATGGGGTACGGCGGCGGCGGGATGGGCGGCGGCACGCAGGGTGACGAGTACGGGAGCGAGGGCGGCGGCTACGGCGGCTACGGGTACGGCTCCGGCTTCCGCGGCGGCTACGGGGGCGGCGGCTCCCAGGGCGGCGCTGGCGGCGGGTACGGCTCCGGCGGGTATGGGGCCGGCGGATACGGCGGCGGCTACTCCGACTACGGCAGCACCAGCTATGGCGGCGGGACCGGCCAGAGTCGCGGCGGCGGCCAGCAGGCCACGCAGCGGCGTGCCTCGGAGATCATGACGCGCGACCCGGAGACGGTCACGGCCGACGCCACGCTCGCCGACGCCGCGCGGAAGATGCGCGACCTGGACGTGGGCATCATCCCCGTGGTGGAGAGCGAGAGCAGCAAGCGGCTCCGCGGCGTGGTGACCGACCGGGACATCGCCATCCGCGCCGTCGCCGAGGGGAAGGACGCCAACAGCACGCGGGTCACCGAGGTGATGACCAGCGGCGTGGAGACCTGCAACCAGAACGACTCGGTGCAGGACATCCTCAACCTGATGGAGCGCGAGCAGGTGCGCCGCGTCCCGATCACCGACCGCGACGGCCGGCTGGTGGGGATCGTCGCGCAGGCGGACGTGGCCACCGAGCTCGGCACCTCGCACCAGGGGATGCACGAGGTGGCCGACACCCTGGAGCGGATCTCGGAGCCGGGCCGCCCGCAGCGCGGCGGTGCGCGGGGCTCCCAGTCCCGCGGGATGCAGTCGGGCGGAATGCAGTCGGGCGGCCGGCAATCCGGAGGGATGCAGGCCGGCGGCCGGCAGTCCGGCGGGACGCAGCAGTCCAGCGGGACGCAGGGCGGGTCCACGCAGGGGCGCCAGGCCGGCGGCTCCTCCACGGGCAGCGGCCAGCAGGGCGGCTCGCAGGAGAACGAGTAAGGCCCGCGGGTAGCCACGCAGAAGGGGGAGCCTCGCGGCTCCCCCTTCTGCGTTTTCGGCGGCCGGGTGCGTCCCGGCGTCAGGATCCCTGCCGCTCCAGCAGCTCGGGGAGGGCGATGCGGAACCAGTGCGTGAACGCCTCCGGGTCCGCCTCCATCTCGCGGAGCAGCTCGCCGGGCGCGGCCCAGCGCCAGCCGCCCACCTCCTCCGCGTCGGGCGCGGGGGAGCCGCTCCAGCGGCCCACCAGCACGTGGTCGAGCTCGTGCTCAACCAGCCCGTCGGGGAAGTCGGCGCGGTAGACGAAGGTGAAGGCGGGCCGCAGCTCGCAGTCGAAGCCCATCTCCTCCGCCAGCCGCCTGTGCGCCGCGTCCTCCACCGCCTCGCCGGGGCGGGGGTGGCTGCAGCAGGTGTTCGTCCACAGCCCGGCCGAGTGGTACTTGCCGTCCGCCCGGCGCTGCAGCAGGAGCGAGCCCGCCTGGTCGAACACGAATACGGAGAACGCCCGGTGCAGCCGGCCCTCGCGGTGCGCGGCGAGCTTCTCCGCCACGCCGGTCTCGCGGTCCCGCTCGTCCACCAGCACCACCATCTCCGCGTCGCCGCGCACCCCGCGCACCCTCAGTCCCGCCAGCGCCGCAGCGCCAGCGTGCTGTTGGCCCCGCCGAAGCCGAACGAGTTGGAGAGGGCGACCTCCACCTCCGCCCGGCGGGCGGTGTTGGGGACGTAGTCCAGGTCGCACGCCGGGTCCGGGTCCGTGAGGTTGATGGTGGGGGGGAGGATCTCCTCGCGCAGCGCCCGCACGGTGAGTCCGGCCTCGATGGCGGCGGTGCCGCCCAGCGCGTGTCCCAGCATGGACTTGGTGGAGGAGATTGCGAGCCGGTCCGCGTGCTCGCCGAACACCGCGCGGATGGCGCGCGTCTCCGCCAGGTCGCCCACGGGGGTGGAGGTGCCGTGCGCGTTCACGTAGCCGACCTCCTCCGGGGCCACCCCCCCGCTCCGCAGCGCCCGCCGCATGGCGAGGGCCGCGCCCTCCCCGTTCTCCGGCGGCGCGGTCACGTGGAAGGCGTCCGAGCTCATCCCGAACCCCACCACCTCAGCCAGGATCGGGACGCCGCGCGCGCGGGCGGACTCCAGCTCCTCCAGCACCAGGATCCCGGCGCCCTCCGCGTGCACGAAGCCGCTCCGCTTCGCGTCGAAGGGGCGCGACGCCGTCTCCGGCGACTCGAAGTCCGTGGCGAGCGCGCGCGCCGCCGCGAAGCCCGCGAAGGAGATGGGCGTGACGCACGCCTCCGTCCCCCCCGCGATCATCATGTTCGCGTCGCCGCGCTGGATGGCGTGGAACGCCTCGCCGATGGCGTGGTTGCTGGTGGCGCACGCCGAGACGGGGGCGTAGCTGGGCCCCATGGCGCGGGTGCGCATGGACACCTGCCCCGCCGCCAGGTTGATGATGCTGGCAGGGATGAAGAAGGGGGAGACCCGTCCCGCGCCGCGCTCCTCCATCAGCTTGGAGGTCTCCATGATGGAGATCAGCCCGCCCATCCCCGAGCCGATGATCACCCCGGTCTCCTCCGGCTCCGGAACCCGGCCCAGCCCCCCGAGGCCCGCGCCGCGGAGCGCCTCGTCGGCGGCGACCAGGGCGTACTGGATGAACCAGTCCATCCGGCGCGCCTCCTTGCGGTCGATCACCCCCTCCGGGTCGAAGCCCTTCACCTCGCCCGCGATGGCCACCGACGGCGGAAACCCCTCGGGCGAGAATTTGGTGAGCGGCCCGATCCCGGAGCGCCCCTCCACGATCCCTTCCCAGGTCTCCTCCGCGGAGTTCCCCAGCGGGGTCACCATCCCGATCCCGGTCACGACGACGCGACGACCCAAGAGGTCCTTCCTGGTTGCTCGTGTGATGAACTGCCCCGGTGGCCCCCTCCCGGGCCCCCACCCGGCGGCCTGAGAGCCGCCACCCTCCCCCAGTTCTGGGGGAGGGCTTCCTGTCAGGTTGGCGCCGGTGCGAGTCCTCGGCGGCCCCCCACCCCCGGCCCCTCCCCCGCCTGCGGGGGAGGGGAGAACGGCAACTGCAGGTGCCGTTCGGCGCCTCACGGAAAGGGTGCCAGGGCGGAGGTGGGGTGCTCCCGGAGGAAACGCCTTGTGTCCGAGCGAAGCGAGTTTGGCGTTTCCGGAGGGAGTACCCCGCCGACGACCCCGCGCGCCCATGCCCCGGACGCACCGTTCTACTCCGCCCGCAGCAGCCCCTTCCGCAGGGCGAAGCGCACCAGCTCGCTCCGGTGGTGCAGGTCCAGCTTCTCCATGATCCGGGCGCGGTAGGTGTCCACCGTCTTCGGGGAGATGAACAGCTTCTTGCCGATCTCGCTGGAGCTGAACCCCTCCACGGTCAGCGAGAGGACCTCGCGCTCGCGGTCGGTGAGGCGCTCCACCGGGTCCTCCTCGCCCGCCTCGGACTTCTGCTTCAGGCCGCGCAGGAGGAGCTTGGCAGCGCTGGGGTAGAGGAACACGTCGCCCCGCGCCACGGTGCGGATGGCCTCGATCAGCTCCTCGTCGGCGCTCCGCTTGTTGACGTACCCGGAGCCGCCGGCCTCCAGCACGGGGAGGAGGTGCTCCTCCTCGCCGTGCATGGTCAGGACGAGCACGCGGGTCCCCTGGTTCAGCGCGGCGATGGCGCGCGTGGCCTCCAGCCCGCCCTGGCCCGGCATGGAAAGGTCCATCACCACCACGTCCGGCCGCAGCTCGGCGGCGCGGGCGGTGCCCTCCTCGCCCGTGCCGGCCTCCCCCACCACCTGGAAGCCCGGCTCGGCCTCCAGCAGGGCCCGCAACCCGGCGCGGAGGACGGCGTGGTCGTCCACCAGCAGTACCCTGATCGTCTCCGCTTCCGGCGTCATCGAGGCGTCGTTTGGGGGAGGTCAGCGCGCGGCGGGGATCCCGCCCGGATCGGGCGGAATCTCGTGGCTCCGGCGCGTGGTCGCAAGCGCAAGCCGTTACAGGCGCTTCTGCAGCGCCTCCGGCGTCCAGCGCGACAGGAGCGCGGCCAGCGTGGAGAAGGAGCCGGTGAGGAGGAGGACCCCCACGGCGATCAGCAGCACCCCGCTCGCCCGGCTCACCCACGGGAGGAGGTGGCGCATCCGCCGGAAGGCGCCCAGGAAGCGCTCAATCAGCAGCGTGGCGAGCAGGAAGGGCACCGCCAGGCCGGCCGAGTACACCGCCAGCAGCCCCATCCCCTCGGCCACGGAACCGCGGGTGGCGGCCAGCGTCAGGATCCCGCCCAGGATGGGGCCGATGCACGGCGTCCACCCCGCCCCGAACGCCACCCCCACCAGCACCGTCCCCAGGTACCCCACCGGCTTGTCGGCCAGGTGCATCCGCCATTCGCGCCCGGCGCCGGGGAGCCGCAGGGCCCCCAGCAGGTACAGCCCGAACACCACCAGCAGCACTCCCCCGACGATCTCCACCCAGCGGCTCGCGTAGGAGAGCAGCGCCCCCAGGAAGGTGGCCGAGGCCCCCAGCAGGATGAACACCGCCGAGAACCCCAGCACGAACAGCAGCCCGTGCGTGAGGACCGCCCGCCGCTGGCGCCCGGAGCCCTCCTGGAGCTGGTCCAGGCTCATTCCGGTGATGAAGGTGGCGTAGCTCGGGATGAGCGGGAGGACGCACGGGGAGAGGAAGCTCAGCACCCCGGCGGTGAAGGCGACGGCGAGCCCGAGGGATTCGGCCTGCATGGGGAGGGAGTGAGGGAGTGCGAAGGTGCGTGAGTGCGTGAGTGCGAAAGTGCACGTCCGCCGCGATGGCGCTCCCCAAAGCTAGCAAGAAAAAAGGCTCCGGGCGAGCCGGAGCCTTCGGTGCCGTCGTTCTGGGCGCGGGTCAGCCCCCGGCGACCCCGGAGGCGAAGCGCTCCGCGGCGTGGTCGCCGCAGGCCAGGCGGTCGCGCAGGCCGGAGAGCAGGAAGTCCAGCACGTCGTCGGCGGAGTAGCTCAGGCGCCCCTGGCCCAGGAAGCGGCGGATGATCGTCAGGTCGTCGCCGCTGGTGATCAGCGGCTTCTCCACGCTCCCGTCCTCGCGCACCTGGCCGTGGCCCGCGTCCGCCAGGAGGGCGTTGCACAGGCACTTGCGGCCCACCGTGTCCTCCACGGCCCCGCCCTTCTTGACGTAGGTGTCCACCGGCTCGGCGGGGCAGCGGTACCCCAGGCGCCCGTTCGGCATCCGGTAGGTGCTGCGCAGGTACCCCAGGTCGCAGACGCGCTCGCGGGCCTCGTAGACGTCGGGCTGCGACAGGGTCCCGCCCAGCTGCACCACCTTGAAGGGGAAGCCGGTGGGGGAGGCCCGCCCGTCGGTGAGCACGTCGATCTCGTCGTCCAGCGCCTGCCGCAGCACGTACTCCTTGAGGTCGGCGCGGAAGCCGGACTCCTCGGTGTAGGCGAAGAGTGTCCCCACCTGGATCCCGGCGGCACCCTCGTCCAGCGCCTCCAGCAGCTTCTCCGGCGAGCCCGTGCCCCCGGCCAGCCAGAAGGGGAGCCCCAGGTCGCGCATCTTCTCCAGGTCCACCTCGTCGCGCTCGCCGTACACCGGCTCGCCGCGCTCGTTGAGCTGCAGCTCGCCGCGCGGCGGGGCGTTGTGGCCGCCGGCCGTGGGCGCCTCAATGATGAAGCCGTCCACCCGGCCGCTCGCCTTGCGCGCCAGCATGGTCGCCAGCGAGTTGGAGGCGATGATGGGGAAGAAGTACGGGCGCACCATCTCCGTCGGCGGCTCGGCGGAGTGCTCGCGCGGGTCGAAGGTCATGATCGCGGGCTCGCCACCCCCCTCCACGTCCAGCCTCAGCGAGGCGGGGAGGTGCTCCGCGAAGCGGTCCAGGATCCCCGGGATCTCCTTGGGAATCCCCGCCCCCATGAGGACGTAGTCCACCTTCGCCAGCATCGCCCCGTAGAGCGAGTCCAGGTTGGGCATCTGGACCTTGGTGAGGAGGTTGATCCCCACCTTCCCCTCGTGCCCCTCCTTGGCCAGCCACACCTCGCAGTAGTTGGCCGCCATGGTGAGCTGCTGCCGCATCCGCGTGACCACCTGCTTGTACATGGGGACGGGCTTGTACGGCTCCCCCTCCGCGAGCCCCTCCGGGCGGAAGTAGCGGTCCAGGATCTCCTGCGCGACGTCCGGGATCGGGAAGTCCTCCAGCGCGCGCCGGAGGTGGCCGCCCAGGTCGCCGTCCTGCAGCCGCCGGACGAACAGGCTGTCGAGCGCGGTGCCGGAAACCACCCCCAGCTGCCCCCGCATGGAGACCGCCTTGGCGAGGGCCCAGCAGGAGACGCCGACTCCCATTCCGCCCTGGATGATCATGGGGTGCGAGATCGCGGCAGCCGTCATACGCGGTCCTGGATACGGTGGCGGTTGAAGGGGGAGCCGGGCAATGTACGCTCCAGGTCACGGGTCCGCAACGACTTGCGGTGCCCCCTGTACTCCACTGAGCAATGCTCAGTTCCGGCTTTACTGGATTGCAACCCTGGTGCCACGCCGCGAAGGGAATGCGGCTGCGGAATTTATGGCGGGCCACCCTCGCCGCGCGGGTGTTGCCTCGCACCCGCGGGGAGCGGATATTTTCGCCCGTGGACAGGGGCCCCTCGCCCCGCCGTCACCTGAAGAATGGACAAGAAATGGCCGAGTTGCATCCCGTCACGCTGGAGGGGTGGTACGTCCTCCACCAGGCGTGGACGACCGACTGGACCGCGCTCCGGGCGCTGGACCCCGCCGCCCGCGCCGCCGCCGCCGGGGAGGCGCAGGCCCTGTTCGCGGAGCTCGCCGCGCCCGCGGAGGGGTGGAGCGCCCCGTTCCGGCTGGTGGGCGGGGGGGCGGACTGGCTCTTCGTGCACTTCCGCCCCACGCTGGAGGAGCTGGCCGACGTGGAGCTGCGCATCCGCCGCTCGGGGATGGCCGGGCTGCTCCACCTGGAGTGGGACTACCTTTCCGTGACCGAGGCCGGGCTGTACCACGCCACCGCCGAGGCCGCGCGGGAGCACGGCGCCGGGACCGAGGCATTCCGGGGCGCGCTGGACGAGGCGGCCGAGGCGGAGCTGCGGAGCCCGCACGTGCGCACCCGGCTCTACCCCCAGGTCCCGGAGGGGATGAAGTACGTTTCCTTCTACCCCATGAGCAAGAGCCGCACGCCCGGGGCAAACTGGTACACCCTCCCCGTGGAGGAGCGGAGCCGGCTCATGCGCGAGCACGGGATGACCGGGCGGCGCTTCGCCGGGCGGATCTTCCAGGTGATCGCCGGCTCGGTGGGGCTGGACGACTGGGAGTGGGGGGTGACGCTCTTCGCCCGCGACCCGCTGGACTTCAAGCGCATCGTCACCCAGATGCGCTACGACGAGGCCAGCGCGCTGTACGGCGAGTTCGGCGAGTTCGTCACCGGCATCCGTTTTGCCCCCGCAGAGTGGCGGGCGCTCCTCGGCGCCCCCGAGTGACGGCGCGGGGGCCGCTCTCGCGCTGGCCCGTGCCTCCCGGGCACCCTATCATTCCCGGATGAACTGGACCCGACCCTTCGCCGTCGTCGGCGGGAGCACGCTGCGCGGCCTGGAGCGCCTGGGCGGCTTCGGACACTTCGTCGTGGAGGCGGGGCGCGCCGTCGCCATCGTCCCCACGTGGGGGCCGCTCCTGGTGAAGCAGATGCGGAGGCTGGGGGTGGACTCGCTCCCCATCGCCCTCTTCATCGCGACCTTCACCGGGATCGTGCTCGCGCTGCAGGCGTCGTACACCCTCACCGGGGCCGTCCCGCTCTACTTCGTGGGGACGCTGGTGGGGAAGACGATCATCCTGGAGCTGGGCCCCGTCCTCACGGGACTCGCGCTTTCCGGGCGGGTGGGGGCGAACATCGCGGCCGAGCTGGGGACCATGCGCGTCTCCGAGCAGATCGACGCCCTGGAGACCATGGCGTACGACCCGCTGGCGTACCTCGTGGTCCCCCGGGTGCTCTCCGGGATCCTGATGTTCCCCATCGTGGTGACCTTCGCCAACCTGGTCGGGATCCTGGGCGGGTGGGTCACGGCGATCAACCTGCTGGAGATGTCCACGCAGGAGTTCGTGAAGGGGCTGCGCCTCTTCCACGTCCCCTTCGACATCACCTACTACCTGATCAAGTCCTCCTCCTTCGGGCTGGTGGTGACGATGATCGGGTGCTTCCAGGGGTTCACCACCACCGGCGGCGCGGAGGGGGTGGGGATCTCCACGACGCGTGCCGTGGTAATCTCCAGCATGATGATCCTGGTCCTGGACGCCGTCTGGGCGGCGGTGCTGCTGCGATGAGCATCGAGCTGATCGACGTCCACAAGGCGTTCGGGCCCAAGCAGGTGCTACGCGGGCTCAGCTTCGAGGTGGGCCGGGGGGAGACGCTCTCGCTCATCGGCTTCTCGGGTGCCGGGAAGTCCACCATCCTGAAGCACGTGGTGGGGCTGATGAAGCCGGACCGCGGCACCGTGAGGGTGGACGACATGGAGGTGCCGAAGCTCCGCCGGACGGAGCTGTACGAGCTGCGCCGCAGCATCGGCTACGTGTTCCAGTTCGCGGCGCTCTTCGACTCCATGACCATCGGCGAGAACATCGCCATGGGGCTGCGAAAGCAGGGGAAGCTCAACGAGGAGCAGATCCGCGAGCGGGTGGCGGACTCCCTGGACCGGGTGGACCTGGAGGGGTACGAGCAGCGCTTCCCGGCGGAGCTCTCCGGCGGGCAGAAGAAGCGCGCCGGGCTGGCCCGCGCGGTGGCCTTCCGCCCGCGCTACCTCCTCTACGACGAGCCCACCAGCGGGCTGGACCCGGTGACCACCACCACCATCGACCGCCTGATCCGGAAGATGCAGGCGGACCTGGGTACCACCTCGCTGGTGATCACGCACGACATGGAGAGCGCGTACCGCATCAGCGACCGTATCGCCATGCTGTACGAGGGGAGGGTGGTTGAGGAGGGGACGCCGGACGAGATGCGCCGCACCCGCCACCCCGTCGTGCGCGGCTTCGTCGAGGGGAAGCCGGAGCTGGTCGAAGCGGCGGAGGCCCGAGAAACGGCCGCGCACCCCCATGCCTCCCGCACCGGAGAACGTTGATGACGCTGAAGAACGAGGTCCTGGTCGGGATCGTGGTCATCGCCGGGCTGGCGATCCTGGCCCTGGGCGGGTGGTGGCTCACCGGCCGGCCGTGGGGCGGCGAGCAGCAGGAGATCGCCGCCACCTTCCGGCGCGTGGGGCTCCTCAACGAGGGGAACGAGGTGAAGTACCGCGGCGTGCGGGTGGGGCGGGTGGAGAAGATCGTCCTTTCCCCTCGCGGCGACGGCGTGATCGTCACCATGACGGTGACGCCGGACGTGAACTTCCCGGACGACGCCGGGGTGCTCCTTTCCGCGGAGTCGTTCTTCGGCGACTGGCAGGCGGAGATCGTCTCGCAACGGGAGTTCCCGGAGCTGCAGTGGACCATCGCCCCGCGCCCGGGGGTGCTCCCGGGGGCGGCGCTCCCGGACATCACGGAGCTCACGGCGGTGGCCGCGCGCATCGCGACGGACATCGAGACGCTCTCCGAGCGGGTGGAGCTGGCCTTCACCGAGGAGACGGCGATCAAGATCCGCGAGACCATCGAGAACGTGCAGGAGGTCAGCGAGCAGCTGGGGGGCTTCATCGACCAGCAGACCGGCACGTACCGCGACGTATCGCAGAACGTGCTGCAGGCCACCGCCAACATCCGCGACGCCACGGCCACCGCGGAGCGCGTGGCGAACGACTTCGGTGCCGCCGTCAACCAGGGCGACATCCAGGCGGTGCTCGCCAACGCGCGCCT encodes:
- a CDS encoding ABC transporter permease is translated as MNWTRPFAVVGGSTLRGLERLGGFGHFVVEAGRAVAIVPTWGPLLVKQMRRLGVDSLPIALFIATFTGIVLALQASYTLTGAVPLYFVGTLVGKTIILELGPVLTGLALSGRVGANIAAELGTMRVSEQIDALETMAYDPLAYLVVPRVLSGILMFPIVVTFANLVGILGGWVTAINLLEMSTQEFVKGLRLFHVPFDITYYLIKSSSFGLVVTMIGCFQGFTTTGGAEGVGISTTRAVVISSMMILVLDAVWAAVLLR
- a CDS encoding cytochrome c biogenesis protein CcdA; amino-acid sequence: MQAESLGLAVAFTAGVLSFLSPCVLPLIPSYATFITGMSLDQLQEGSGRQRRAVLTHGLLFVLGFSAVFILLGASATFLGALLSYASRWVEIVGGVLLVVFGLYLLGALRLPGAGREWRMHLADKPVGYLGTVLVGVAFGAGWTPCIGPILGGILTLAATRGSVAEGMGLLAVYSAGLAVPFLLATLLIERFLGAFRRMRHLLPWVSRASGVLLIAVGVLLLTGSFSTLAALLSRWTPEALQKRL
- the idi gene encoding isopentenyl-diphosphate Delta-isomerase; translated protein: MRGDAEMVVLVDERDRETGVAEKLAAHREGRLHRAFSVFVFDQAGSLLLQRRADGKYHSAGLWTNTCCSHPRPGEAVEDAAHRRLAEEMGFDCELRPAFTFVYRADFPDGLVEHELDHVLVGRWSGSPAPDAEEVGGWRWAAPGELLREMEADPEAFTHWFRIALPELLERQGS
- a CDS encoding response regulator transcription factor, which produces MTPEAETIRVLLVDDHAVLRAGLRALLEAEPGFQVVGEAGTGEEGTARAAELRPDVVVMDLSMPGQGGLEATRAIAALNQGTRVLVLTMHGEEEHLLPVLEAGGSGYVNKRSADEELIEAIRTVARGDVFLYPSAAKLLLRGLKQKSEAGEEDPVERLTDREREVLSLTVEGFSSSEIGKKLFISPKTVDTYRARIMEKLDLHHRSELVRFALRKGLLRAE
- the fabF gene encoding beta-ketoacyl-ACP synthase II; protein product: MGRRVVVTGIGMVTPLGNSAEETWEGIVEGRSGIGPLTKFSPEGFPPSVAIAGEVKGFDPEGVIDRKEARRMDWFIQYALVAADEALRGAGLGGLGRVPEPEETGVIIGSGMGGLISIMETSKLMEERGAGRVSPFFIPASIINLAAGQVSMRTRAMGPSYAPVSACATSNHAIGEAFHAIQRGDANMMIAGGTEACVTPISFAGFAAARALATDFESPETASRPFDAKRSGFVHAEGAGILVLEELESARARGVPILAEVVGFGMSSDAFHVTAPPENGEGAALAMRRALRSGGVAPEEVGYVNAHGTSTPVGDLAETRAIRAVFGEHADRLAISSTKSMLGHALGGTAAIEAGLTVRALREEILPPTINLTDPDPACDLDYVPNTARRAEVEVALSNSFGFGGANSTLALRRWRD
- the hemQ gene encoding hydrogen peroxide-dependent heme synthase; amino-acid sequence: MAELHPVTLEGWYVLHQAWTTDWTALRALDPAARAAAAGEAQALFAELAAPAEGWSAPFRLVGGGADWLFVHFRPTLEELADVELRIRRSGMAGLLHLEWDYLSVTEAGLYHATAEAAREHGAGTEAFRGALDEAAEAELRSPHVRTRLYPQVPEGMKYVSFYPMSKSRTPGANWYTLPVEERSRLMREHGMTGRRFAGRIFQVIAGSVGLDDWEWGVTLFARDPLDFKRIVTQMRYDEASALYGEFGEFVTGIRFAPAEWRALLGAPE
- a CDS encoding nitronate monooxygenase encodes the protein MTAAAISHPMIIQGGMGVGVSCWALAKAVSMRGQLGVVSGTALDSLFVRRLQDGDLGGHLRRALEDFPIPDVAQEILDRYFRPEGLAEGEPYKPVPMYKQVVTRMRQQLTMAANYCEVWLAKEGHEGKVGINLLTKVQMPNLDSLYGAMLAKVDYVLMGAGIPKEIPGILDRFAEHLPASLRLDVEGGGEPAIMTFDPREHSAEPPTEMVRPYFFPIIASNSLATMLARKASGRVDGFIIEAPTAGGHNAPPRGELQLNERGEPVYGERDEVDLEKMRDLGLPFWLAGGTGSPEKLLEALDEGAAGIQVGTLFAYTEESGFRADLKEYVLRQALDDEIDVLTDGRASPTGFPFKVVQLGGTLSQPDVYEARERVCDLGYLRSTYRMPNGRLGYRCPAEPVDTYVKKGGAVEDTVGRKCLCNALLADAGHGQVREDGSVEKPLITSGDDLTIIRRFLGQGRLSYSADDVLDFLLSGLRDRLACGDHAAERFASGVAGG
- a CDS encoding CBS domain-containing protein gives rise to the protein MARYGRDFDRNRGGMYGGGRGGMNRGYGSDYGYGAGGMGNEDFRGGMYGGGGYGGMGSDGYGSTGGMGSDGYSGGEDYGQSRRGYTGFGTGGGAYDNDYDSGLGGGGMGYGGYSGGGGYGSGRGMGGGGYGASGFGGSGTSSGGTGSGMGYGGGGMGGGTQGDEYGSEGGGYGGYGYGSGFRGGYGGGGSQGGAGGGYGSGGYGAGGYGGGYSDYGSTSYGGGTGQSRGGGQQATQRRASEIMTRDPETVTADATLADAARKMRDLDVGIIPVVESESSKRLRGVVTDRDIAIRAVAEGKDANSTRVTEVMTSGVETCNQNDSVQDILNLMEREQVRRVPITDRDGRLVGIVAQADVATELGTSHQGMHEVADTLERISEPGRPQRGGARGSQSRGMQSGGMQSGGRQSGGMQAGGRQSGGTQQSSGTQGGSTQGRQAGGSSTGSGQQGGSQENE
- a CDS encoding ABC transporter ATP-binding protein; its protein translation is MSIELIDVHKAFGPKQVLRGLSFEVGRGETLSLIGFSGAGKSTILKHVVGLMKPDRGTVRVDDMEVPKLRRTELYELRRSIGYVFQFAALFDSMTIGENIAMGLRKQGKLNEEQIRERVADSLDRVDLEGYEQRFPAELSGGQKKRAGLARAVAFRPRYLLYDEPTSGLDPVTTTTIDRLIRKMQADLGTTSLVITHDMESAYRISDRIAMLYEGRVVEEGTPDEMRRTRHPVVRGFVEGKPELVEAAEARETAAHPHASRTGER
- a CDS encoding MlaD family protein, which codes for MTLKNEVLVGIVVIAGLAILALGGWWLTGRPWGGEQQEIAATFRRVGLLNEGNEVKYRGVRVGRVEKIVLSPRGDGVIVTMTVTPDVNFPDDAGVLLSAESFFGDWQAEIVSQREFPELQWTIAPRPGVLPGAALPDITELTAVAARIATDIETLSERVELAFTEETAIKIRETIENVQEVSEQLGGFIDQQTGTYRDVSQNVLQATANIRDATATAERVANDFGAAVNQGDIQAVLANARLASENLRQFSEQLETAGQGVPGLLARAESTLGTVDATVSSLQPQIAQVGPTLAEARAAIATLQRAASRIEEGQGTLGRLIEDPALYEETQRAVATLRRLLADLQANPGKYVGQLKLF